The Bos taurus isolate L1 Dominette 01449 registration number 42190680 breed Hereford chromosome 13, ARS-UCD2.0, whole genome shotgun sequence genome contains a region encoding:
- the RIPOR3 gene encoding RIPOR family member 3 isoform X2 gives MSVRLRFLSSGDTGTVGVMGRSASFAGFSSAQSRRIANSVRSRMPAKSSKTYGTLRKGCVCSDPKPQQVKKIFEALKRGLKEHLCAQQAELDYLTGRHKDTRRNSRLAFYYDLDKQTRSVERHIRKMEFHISKVDELYEGYCIQCRLRDGASSMQRAFSRRPPSRASRESLQELGRSLQECAEDMWLIEGALEVHLGEFRVRMKGLVGYARLCPGDQYEVLLRLGRQRWKLRGRIESDDSQTWDEEEKAFIPTLHENFEIKVTELRGLSSLAVGAVTCDITDFFTTRPQVIVVDITELGTIKLQLEVLWNPFDTESFLVSPSPPGKFSIGSRKGSLYNWTPPNTPSFRERYYLSVLQPRAQQALLLDRPRAPSVLSCLSDGDLRGPGLRSRSQELPEMDSFSSEDPRDTETSTSASTSDVGFLPSAMGPNTSIEEEAQEEPPPLGLLPDMLHLAEGSFVEQPGWRDLGVGTPDLSRGSPFHNDALPGSQGGPDEGDPKDTASGPGLPLERPLQEVLDLLRSVDPAPPQLRELEYQILAFRDRLKPRRARREHASTESLMECILESFSFLNAHIAPHELALFGGSQGLRKDKSPPPTPPLKAPSRELTAGAPELDVLLTVHLQVCTALLQKLGSPNLSRMVQECLLEEAAQQKQVLETLSVLDFEKVSKAMSIEEILPQATRRKGCLKLWRGCTGPGATLSCPGTALLDQLKKTFLHRVRGKYPGQLETACHRLLEQVVSCGGLLPGAGLPEEQTITWFQFHSYLRRQSVSDLEKHFAQLTKEVTLAEELQCRAQTRTVRKLQGKRLGQLQPLPQTLRAWALLQLDGPPRACRAASARLAGAARNKSFREKALLFYTNALTENDAKLQQAACVALRHLRGVESIDQIASLCQSDVEAVRAAARETTLSFGEKGRLAFEKMDRLCSEQRDAAFGQEADVEITIF, from the exons ATGTCGGTGAGGCTGCGGTTCCTGTCCTCCGGGGACACGGGGACTGTGGGGGTCATGGGCCGGAGCGCCTCCTTCGCGGGCTTCAGCAGCGCCCAGAGCCGGAGGATCGC GAACTCAGTGAGATCTCGGATGCCTGCGAAATCCTCCAAGACATACGGCACGCTGAGGAAGGGGTGCGTCTGTTCAGACCCCAAGCCCCAGCAAGTGAAGAAGATCTTCGAAGCACTGAAGAGGGGGCTCAA GGAGCATCTGTGCGCCCAGCAGGCCGAGCTGGATTACCTGACGGGACGCCACAAGGACACTCGCAGGAATTCCAGGCTG GCTTTCTATTACGATCTGGACAAG CAAACACGCTCAGTGGAGAGGCACATTCGGAAGATGGAGTTTCACATCAGCAAG GTGGACGAGCTCTATGAGGGCTACTGCATCCAGTGCCGCCTGCGCGACGGCGCCTCCAGCATGCAGCGGGCCTTCTCCCGGCGCCCGCCCAGCCGCGCCTCCAGGGAGAGCCTGCAGGAGCTGGGCCGCAGCCTGCAGGAATGCGCCGAG GACATGTGGCTTATCGAGGGGGCCCTGGAGGTTCACCTGGGCGAGTTCCGCGTCAGGATGAAAG GCTTGGTGGGCTACGCACGTCTTTGTCCTGGAGACCAGTACGAG GTGCTCCTGCGTCTGGGCCGCCAACGCTGGAAGCTGCGGGGCCGCATCGAGTCGGACGACAGCCAGACCTGGGACGAGGAGGAGAAGGCCTTCATCCCCACCCTGCACGAGAACTTCGAGATCAAG GTGACGGAGCTGCGCGGCCTGAGCTCGCTGGCGGTGGGCGCGGTGACCTGCGACATTACCGACTTCTTCACCACCCGGCCGCAGGTCATCGTGGTGGACATCACAGAGCTGGGCACCATCAAGCTGCAGCTGGAGGTGCTGTGGAA CCCATTTGATACCGAGAGCTTCCTGGTGTCACCCAGCCCCCCGGGCAAGTTCTCCATAGGCAGCAGGAAGGGCTCCTTGTACAACTGGACACCCCCAAACACCCCCAGCTTCCGGGAGAGATACTACCTG tCTGTCCTGCAGCCGCGGGCACAGCAGGCCTTGCTGCTGGACAGGCCGAGGGCCCCCTCTGTCCTCAGCTGCCTGTCCGACGGCGACCTTCGGGGCCCCGGCCTGCGGAGCCGCAGTCAGGAGCTGCCCGAGATGGACTCCTTCAGCTCCGAGGACCCCCGAGACACGGAGACCAGCACATCGGCATCCACTTCAGACGTGGGCTTCCTACCCTCGGCCATGGGCCCCAATACCTCCATCGAAGAGGAGGCCCAAGAGGAACCCCCGCCCCTGGGCCTCCTGCCGGACATGCTGCACCTGGCGGAGGGTTCGTTCGTGGAGCAGCCGGGCTGGAGAGACTTGGGGGTGGGAACCCCCGACCTGTCACGGGGCTCCCCCTTCCACAACGACGCGCTCCCGGGGAGCCAGGGAGGCCCCGACGAAGGAGACCCCAAGGACACGGCAAGTGGGCCTGGGCTGCCCCTCGAGAGGCCTCTGCAGGAGGTGCTGGACCTACTGAGGTCTGTGGACCCTGCCCCGCCGCAGCTCCGGGAGCTGGAGTACCAGATCCTTGCCTTCAGGGACCGGCTGAAG CCCCGCAGAGCTCGCCGGGAGCACGCATCCACTGAGAGCCTGATGGAGTGCATCCTGGAGAGCTTCTCCTTCCTCAACGCCCACATCGCCCCCCACGAGCTGGCCCTGTTTGGGGGCTCCCAGGGCCTGCG AAAGGACAAGAGCCCACCTCCAACACCGCCGCTGAAAGCGCCGTCCAGGGAGCTCACGGCTGGCGCCCCAGAGCTCGACGTGCTGCTCACGGTTCACCTCCAGGTCTGCACAGCGCTGCTGCAG AAACTGGGCTCCCCTAACCTGTCGAGGATGGTCCAGGAGTGCCTTCTGGAAGAAGCTGCGCAGCAGAAGCAGGTTCTGGAGACGCTTTCCGTGCTTGACTTTGAGAaggtcagcaaagcaatgtccaTTGAGGAGA TCCTCCCACAGGCCACGCGGAGGAAGGGCTGCCTGAAGCTCTGGAGGGGCTGCACGGGGCCCGGTGCCACCCTGTCCTGCCCGGGGACGGCGCTGCTGGACCAGCTCAAGAAGACGTTCCTGCACAGAGTCAGGGGGAAATACCCGGGACAGCTAGAGACAG CCTGTCACAGGCTCCTGGAGCAGGTGGTCAGCTGCGGCGGGCTGCTGCCTGGAGCCGGGCTCCCTGAGGAACAGACCATCACCTGGTTCCAGTTTCACAGCTACCTGCGGAGGCAGAGCGTCTCTGACCTGGAGAAGCACTTCGCCCAGCTCACCAAGGAAG TAACGCTCGCGGAGGAGCTGCAGTGCAGGGCCCAGACCAGGACAGTCAGGAAGCTGCAGGGGAAGCGGCTGGGCCAGCTCCAGCCCTTGCCACAGACGCTGAGGGCCTGGGCGCTGCTCCAGCTGGATGGACCCCCCCGGGCCTGCAGAGCGGCCAGCGCCCGCCTGGCTGGCGCAGCCAGAAACAAGAGCTTTCGGGAAAAG GCCTTGCTCTTCTACACCAATGCCCTGACCGAAAATGATGCAAAACTCCAGCAAGCTGCGTGCGTGGCGCTAAGACATCTCCGG GGCGTGGAAAGCATCGATCAGATCGCCAGCCTGTGCCAGTCTGATGTGGAGGCCGTGCGTGCAGCCGCCCGGGAAACCACGCTGTCATTTG GAGAGAAAGGTCGCTTGGCTTTTGAGAAGATGGACAGACTCTGCTCAGAACAGAGAGATGCGGCCTTTGGCCAGGAGGCAGATGTTGAAATCACAATCTTTTAA
- the RIPOR3 gene encoding RIPOR family member 3 isoform X1: MSVRLRFLSSGDTGTVGVMGRSASFAGFSSAQSRRIAKSVHRNSVRSRMPAKSSKTYGTLRKGCVCSDPKPQQVKKIFEALKRGLKEHLCAQQAELDYLTGRHKDTRRNSRLAFYYDLDKQTRSVERHIRKMEFHISKVDELYEGYCIQCRLRDGASSMQRAFSRRPPSRASRESLQELGRSLQECAEDMWLIEGALEVHLGEFRVRMKGLVGYARLCPGDQYEVLLRLGRQRWKLRGRIESDDSQTWDEEEKAFIPTLHENFEIKVTELRGLSSLAVGAVTCDITDFFTTRPQVIVVDITELGTIKLQLEVLWNPFDTESFLVSPSPPGKFSIGSRKGSLYNWTPPNTPSFRERYYLSVLQPRAQQALLLDRPRAPSVLSCLSDGDLRGPGLRSRSQELPEMDSFSSEDPRDTETSTSASTSDVGFLPSAMGPNTSIEEEAQEEPPPLGLLPDMLHLAEGSFVEQPGWRDLGVGTPDLSRGSPFHNDALPGSQGGPDEGDPKDTASGPGLPLERPLQEVLDLLRSVDPAPPQLRELEYQILAFRDRLKPRRARREHASTESLMECILESFSFLNAHIAPHELALFGGSQGLRKDKSPPPTPPLKAPSRELTAGAPELDVLLTVHLQVCTALLQKLGSPNLSRMVQECLLEEAAQQKQVLETLSVLDFEKVSKAMSIEEILPQATRRKGCLKLWRGCTGPGATLSCPGTALLDQLKKTFLHRVRGKYPGQLETACHRLLEQVVSCGGLLPGAGLPEEQTITWFQFHSYLRRQSVSDLEKHFAQLTKEVTLAEELQCRAQTRTVRKLQGKRLGQLQPLPQTLRAWALLQLDGPPRACRAASARLAGAARNKSFREKALLFYTNALTENDAKLQQAACVALRHLRGVESIDQIASLCQSDVEAVRAAARETTLSFGEKGRLAFEKMDRLCSEQRDAAFGQEADVEITIF, from the exons ATGTCGGTGAGGCTGCGGTTCCTGTCCTCCGGGGACACGGGGACTGTGGGGGTCATGGGCCGGAGCGCCTCCTTCGCGGGCTTCAGCAGCGCCCAGAGCCGGAGGATCGC AAAGTCCGTCCACAGGAACTCAGTGAGATCTCGGATGCCTGCGAAATCCTCCAAGACATACGGCACGCTGAGGAAGGGGTGCGTCTGTTCAGACCCCAAGCCCCAGCAAGTGAAGAAGATCTTCGAAGCACTGAAGAGGGGGCTCAA GGAGCATCTGTGCGCCCAGCAGGCCGAGCTGGATTACCTGACGGGACGCCACAAGGACACTCGCAGGAATTCCAGGCTG GCTTTCTATTACGATCTGGACAAG CAAACACGCTCAGTGGAGAGGCACATTCGGAAGATGGAGTTTCACATCAGCAAG GTGGACGAGCTCTATGAGGGCTACTGCATCCAGTGCCGCCTGCGCGACGGCGCCTCCAGCATGCAGCGGGCCTTCTCCCGGCGCCCGCCCAGCCGCGCCTCCAGGGAGAGCCTGCAGGAGCTGGGCCGCAGCCTGCAGGAATGCGCCGAG GACATGTGGCTTATCGAGGGGGCCCTGGAGGTTCACCTGGGCGAGTTCCGCGTCAGGATGAAAG GCTTGGTGGGCTACGCACGTCTTTGTCCTGGAGACCAGTACGAG GTGCTCCTGCGTCTGGGCCGCCAACGCTGGAAGCTGCGGGGCCGCATCGAGTCGGACGACAGCCAGACCTGGGACGAGGAGGAGAAGGCCTTCATCCCCACCCTGCACGAGAACTTCGAGATCAAG GTGACGGAGCTGCGCGGCCTGAGCTCGCTGGCGGTGGGCGCGGTGACCTGCGACATTACCGACTTCTTCACCACCCGGCCGCAGGTCATCGTGGTGGACATCACAGAGCTGGGCACCATCAAGCTGCAGCTGGAGGTGCTGTGGAA CCCATTTGATACCGAGAGCTTCCTGGTGTCACCCAGCCCCCCGGGCAAGTTCTCCATAGGCAGCAGGAAGGGCTCCTTGTACAACTGGACACCCCCAAACACCCCCAGCTTCCGGGAGAGATACTACCTG tCTGTCCTGCAGCCGCGGGCACAGCAGGCCTTGCTGCTGGACAGGCCGAGGGCCCCCTCTGTCCTCAGCTGCCTGTCCGACGGCGACCTTCGGGGCCCCGGCCTGCGGAGCCGCAGTCAGGAGCTGCCCGAGATGGACTCCTTCAGCTCCGAGGACCCCCGAGACACGGAGACCAGCACATCGGCATCCACTTCAGACGTGGGCTTCCTACCCTCGGCCATGGGCCCCAATACCTCCATCGAAGAGGAGGCCCAAGAGGAACCCCCGCCCCTGGGCCTCCTGCCGGACATGCTGCACCTGGCGGAGGGTTCGTTCGTGGAGCAGCCGGGCTGGAGAGACTTGGGGGTGGGAACCCCCGACCTGTCACGGGGCTCCCCCTTCCACAACGACGCGCTCCCGGGGAGCCAGGGAGGCCCCGACGAAGGAGACCCCAAGGACACGGCAAGTGGGCCTGGGCTGCCCCTCGAGAGGCCTCTGCAGGAGGTGCTGGACCTACTGAGGTCTGTGGACCCTGCCCCGCCGCAGCTCCGGGAGCTGGAGTACCAGATCCTTGCCTTCAGGGACCGGCTGAAG CCCCGCAGAGCTCGCCGGGAGCACGCATCCACTGAGAGCCTGATGGAGTGCATCCTGGAGAGCTTCTCCTTCCTCAACGCCCACATCGCCCCCCACGAGCTGGCCCTGTTTGGGGGCTCCCAGGGCCTGCG AAAGGACAAGAGCCCACCTCCAACACCGCCGCTGAAAGCGCCGTCCAGGGAGCTCACGGCTGGCGCCCCAGAGCTCGACGTGCTGCTCACGGTTCACCTCCAGGTCTGCACAGCGCTGCTGCAG AAACTGGGCTCCCCTAACCTGTCGAGGATGGTCCAGGAGTGCCTTCTGGAAGAAGCTGCGCAGCAGAAGCAGGTTCTGGAGACGCTTTCCGTGCTTGACTTTGAGAaggtcagcaaagcaatgtccaTTGAGGAGA TCCTCCCACAGGCCACGCGGAGGAAGGGCTGCCTGAAGCTCTGGAGGGGCTGCACGGGGCCCGGTGCCACCCTGTCCTGCCCGGGGACGGCGCTGCTGGACCAGCTCAAGAAGACGTTCCTGCACAGAGTCAGGGGGAAATACCCGGGACAGCTAGAGACAG CCTGTCACAGGCTCCTGGAGCAGGTGGTCAGCTGCGGCGGGCTGCTGCCTGGAGCCGGGCTCCCTGAGGAACAGACCATCACCTGGTTCCAGTTTCACAGCTACCTGCGGAGGCAGAGCGTCTCTGACCTGGAGAAGCACTTCGCCCAGCTCACCAAGGAAG TAACGCTCGCGGAGGAGCTGCAGTGCAGGGCCCAGACCAGGACAGTCAGGAAGCTGCAGGGGAAGCGGCTGGGCCAGCTCCAGCCCTTGCCACAGACGCTGAGGGCCTGGGCGCTGCTCCAGCTGGATGGACCCCCCCGGGCCTGCAGAGCGGCCAGCGCCCGCCTGGCTGGCGCAGCCAGAAACAAGAGCTTTCGGGAAAAG GCCTTGCTCTTCTACACCAATGCCCTGACCGAAAATGATGCAAAACTCCAGCAAGCTGCGTGCGTGGCGCTAAGACATCTCCGG GGCGTGGAAAGCATCGATCAGATCGCCAGCCTGTGCCAGTCTGATGTGGAGGCCGTGCGTGCAGCCGCCCGGGAAACCACGCTGTCATTTG GAGAGAAAGGTCGCTTGGCTTTTGAGAAGATGGACAGACTCTGCTCAGAACAGAGAGATGCGGCCTTTGGCCAGGAGGCAGATGTTGAAATCACAATCTTTTAA